The Manihot esculenta cultivar AM560-2 chromosome 11, M.esculenta_v8, whole genome shotgun sequence genome includes a region encoding these proteins:
- the LOC110626588 gene encoding ras-related protein RABE1c codes for MAAPPARARADYDYLIKLLLIGDSGVGKSCLLLRFSDGSFTTSFITTIGIDFKIRTIELDGKRIKLQIWDTAGQERFRTITTAYYRGAMGILLVYDVTDESSFNNIRNWIRNIEQHASDNVNKILVGNKADMDESKRAVPTSKGQALADEYGIKFFETSAKTNLNVEEVFFSIAKDIKKRLADTDSKAEPTTIKINQPDQAGGAGEAAQKSACCGS; via the exons ATGGCTGCTCCACCTGCGAGGGCTCGAGCCGATTACGATTACCTCATAAAGCTTCTCTTGATCGGCGACAGCG GGGTGGGCAAGAGTTGCCTTCTTTTGCGATTCTCAGATGGTTCCTTCACTACTAGTTTTATCACCACCATTGG TATCGATTTCAAGATAAGAACCATTGAGCTTGATGGCAAAAGAATTAAACTTCAAATTTGGGATACAGCTGGTCAGGAACGGTTCCGAACAATTACAACTG CTTACTACCGTGGAGCCATGGGTATTTTGCTAGTGTATGATGTTACTGATGAATCATCTTTCAATA ACATCAGGAATTGGATTCGCAACATTGAACAGCATGCTTCAGATAATGTTAACAAGATATTGGTGGGGAACAAGGCTGACATGGATGAAAGCAAAAGG GCTGTCCCGACATCCAAGGGTCAAGCACTTGCTGATGAGTATGGGATCAAGTTCTTTGAAACT AGTGCAAAGACAAATTtaaatgttgaggaagttttcTTTTCCATAGCAAAGGATATAAAGAAAAGGCTTGCTGATACGGACTCGAAGGCTGAG CCTACAACAATTAAGATCAATCAACCAGACCAGGCAGGTGGGGCGGGTGAAGCTGCCCAAAAATCAGCTTGCTGTGGTTCTTAA